The Triticum aestivum cultivar Chinese Spring chromosome 6D, IWGSC CS RefSeq v2.1, whole genome shotgun sequence genomic sequence TTAAGATTCATGAGTACCCTGCTGTCCAGGTCATCTTGTTAACATCGGAGCCCCTGAAGGTAGGATTATGAACATGCTTGGTAATTGCAGAATCTTGATGGGTGTTGTGCACAGAATTACATAAAAACGTGGAGAACTCAATTAGCACATGTATTATTAATAGAAACTTGGAGGATTCAAGACCAGACACATTAATACTGTAGAGATTTTGGGAGAAGAAATGGTCAGTGGATACATATGCTAATGAGCAAAGCAACAAAGACAGTATGCTGACCTTAACTTATCAGAAGAACCAAAACGCCTTTTGAAGTCTAGGGATACTGCATTGGAAGGCAAGGAGACGCTGGGAACTAAAGTTAATTCATTGTCCTGCCATAGAGAACGGACAAATCGAATCAGATAAAACAGAAGGTCCGAAAACTGAACAAAATACAACATTAGACATAAATCACCTTATAACAATATCTTagattcaaatcattttcattgtatTGAGCAGTAAGAATGCCGTCTAAAAAATCAGTTTTCGCAATCCCATACACTGACAACATTTTTTGGTCTTCTTCATTTGTCCTCTCTTCCACTGAAACTTGACCAATTGGAAAGTGGAGTGTTGCTCTTGGCTGCACAGGTATCAGGGTTAACTAAACAGTTGACAGAGTTTTATTCCAAATTCTAGGAAATATGCACAGATTCTTGTTGCTAAGAACATATGTCTACAGCATTCACAAACATCTTTCAGCTTAGGACACATACTCTACTGAGTATAAACAAATATAGCAATGAAACAAATAGCACATGATTTCATACCTTTAAAAATAATATACGACCACTCAATGTTTTCAATACAATAGCTAATGTTTAAAATCTGAAATAGCACCTAAAGGAGCTACGATCTGGATATAGGTGGCCTCACAGATCATGCACGCTCTACTGCATGCATGAGTAAACAATAGAGTACAGTTGTAAGCTGTAAGTTACTACCTCCGTTTCTAAATGTAAGGCGTTTTGACAGTTTAAGTTAAACTCCCAAAACGTCTTATTTTAGATTAGAAACAGAGGGCGTACTAAACAACATGGACTTCCAGACCAACTTTTGCAAACATTTTACCACTATTCAATCTTTTCAATATACTAGCAAATTATAGTCCTTTATCTCAAGTGGCATATATAATTTCTGAGGAATGAAGGAGTGACAACTATAATACATTTTGTGCTAACAAAGTAACAATGATCAAATTTGTATTTTAAGGTAGAAAATGAACCTTGTTGGAATTGCTCATCCGCACAATACATTTATTCTAATCAAAGAAACATAGAAAAAGAAAACATGTATGTGTGTACTCACCAAACCACTGTAAGGGACCAAAGATGATATCTCAAGTCTATAAGACGGGTCACCCAACCTAGTTCTTACTGAAACTTCTCCTTCTTGCTCCTGAGAATATAACAAGATGCcattagaaagaaaaaagaagtATGTAGCAGAACAAACTCAGGAGACTAAAGGTGTGAAACTTTATCAGTAAGTGAAAAGAATATACAGATACACTTTCCATCGTCAAAAGTAACAAGAACGCACACACAGACACCATAGGTCCTTGAACGAGAATTGCGTAACTAAACAACGTTGAAATGGAGGCGCAGATTTCAATATAGAAGCGCTATAATACCTTGACATCGTGCGAGGCGCGAAGCTGGACGGCGCCACCGGGGAGCGAAGCGTTACCACGGAGCAGCGCGTTGCGGCCCTCAACGTCATACATCGCGGAGAAGTGCTTGGTGACGAACGACAGCACCGGCGCCCCGAAAAGCTGCCGCGGGTCCTCTCCGTGGCCCTGCTGGTCGCTCTGGAACGACAGCCGCAGCTTGGCGAGGCCCCCCGCGAGCTTGCACGACACCTTGTGCGCAAACAAGGCCTCCTCGCTGTCGTACTCCGTGGTCACCCGCAGCCCCGGCCTCCTGTACCGCTGCCCTGGAGCCACCACCGTCGGCTCCGGGGGCGGGGGTGGTGGGGGaggcgggggagggggcggcgggggagggggagggggcgggcagAGGAAGGTGAGGGGGCAGCGGAGCCATGGAGGCAGATTGAAAGGGTTAGGGTTCTTGggggtggacgaggaggaggaagtggtggcggtggcggcggccatgGGCGGAGGAAGCGAGGGAAGCGGCGGGGTGAGCGGTGTGAAGAATCGAATGGAGGAAGAGGCAAGTGGAAATCTTGTGGGGTCTGGGGTGCGGACTGCGGAGGGCTTGGAAGTTGGGAATTCTTGGCTATTCATAATTAGAGCCTTATTCTTCTGGTTCTGGCTTATTCTGGAACAAATATGCTTCCTCACTTCCTCACGACAAGATTGCAATGTGTGTACATAACAGTATATACAGCACAATATACCAAATCTGGTCCCGTGACCGCTCACGTCTTAAATTTCCTATTGCACAATTGGATAGTACCTTAATTATCCTCTTTCATAATCAGATGTCTCAAATTACAAATTCTCAAATTCATATAATTACATGCAACGTAAAACCTAATCTAAATCTTCGTCAGTGTCACGCCCGTGTCCATGTTTGGAGGCCGGCTAAGCCCCTCGGAATGAAGTTGCGGTCGCCGACgaggtagagtaggacatgggacacgGACCGGCTCACGAGACTCGAGGCGCCGCCGTCtctcatgccctactcttcctcgtcggggCCTGTGGCCTGCACGTCGCCGATCAATGTGAGGTCGACGATGGATCTGTCGTGGTCGGATCCCGCACGTCCACCACGAGGCGATTGGGGCGCCATGGGTTGCAGGTCACCCATAGCGGCGTTGTGTGCGCGCCCACCTCGTTGTGGTCTGTCACGGCCTCCCGTGCCCTCTGCCTCGCATGGCGGCCACGCTGCGCTATAGCCTTAGCGGACGGGCCACATGGTTTAGCTCCGAGTCAGCGCACCAACGAAGGGGTTGCGCCTCCGCCACAACGTTTGGATGCCAGACGGACCGCACCATCTCCGGCGAGGCAGCGGCGATCCAAGCGTCATTTGGTCTGATGCTATGGATTCCCGCATGATCGAGTCAGACTGCTGTTGGGCGTTCTTCTCGCGGGCGCGGTGTAGTGCAGAGGGCCATCTCCTCCTCAAGCCCGCGTAGGATGAGCTCCTAGTCTGCAGATCGGGTGATGGAGGACTTGGATCCGCTGCCCGACGTACCGAAGAAAGCCGGAGATCGCCTGATGGGAGCTTAGGAGCAGAGCTGAGTGGAGTAGAGTTCCTAGGGTTCTATTCGGGGAATGGAtggggacgaatatatgtggggtcaggGGTGGACCAGCATGGGCCATATCGGACGTGGCAGACGCACCCGGGTGCACCCGGAACTCCCCATATCCGGCCTAGATTTGGCTGAATATGAGGAGTGCCAGTCAGCCCAGCGTTTCGGGCTAGTATGAGGGGTCCGTTTGGGTCGTGTTTTTTTTACCGAACTGTGACCGGGCCATCCACCCGGGCGTATAGGGAGGGTTTAGGGAACCctactgtagatgctctaagagccGGACTTAGCAAATCCGGCTCTCTCTAAACATCTGTGGACGTGTCGGTTTTAAGCTCCTACTTGTTCATGCATGCAGTCATGCTTCTCATTTTTTTTCACTTATATATTTGGTCACTTACCTGTGATCGATGgagaagaaaagagagaaaagaatcAAGAAAGAGAAAGAGGTGGTCTGGGGGTGAGCCGTGTCCTACGTGATGGGTTGATCAGGCGCGTGCACGGGCCCTCATATGCTCCCGATTTGGTATCAATATGAGGGTTCGCAGACAGCGCTAACGTATAGTGATGATAGGAGAGCATTTACGACGGGATTTAGCAAATGCGACCCCCATAACGTCTGCGGGCGCGCCTGGTCAGTGTCCGGGCGTGTCCGTTAGGCCCTACTTGTGTCACAAcgcaaaattttccaaattttaggATGTGCATTTAGAAGCA encodes the following:
- the LOC123144782 gene encoding outer envelope pore protein 37, chloroplastic, with translation MAAATATTSSSSSTPKNPNPFNLPPWLRCPLTFLCPPPPPPPPPPPPPPPPPPPPEPTVVAPGQRYRRPGLRVTTEYDSEEALFAHKVSCKLAGGLAKLRLSFQSDQQGHGEDPRQLFGAPVLSFVTKHFSAMYDVEGRNALLRGNASLPGGAVQLRASHDVKEQEGEVSVRTRLGDPSYRLEISSLVPYSGLPRATLHFPIGQVSVEERTNEEDQKMLSVYGIAKTDFLDGILTAQYNENDLNLRYCYKDNELTLVPSVSLPSNAVSLDFKRRFGSSDKLSYHFNFDTDEWNAVYKHTIGKNYKLKAGYDSEVRVGWASIWAGQEEGKAKTAPMKMKVQFMLQVPQDNIRNPSLLFRVKKRWDL